In Sphaeramia orbicularis chromosome 5, fSphaOr1.1, whole genome shotgun sequence, the genomic stretch AATGCTGTATAAATATATCACTATTATTGAATCACTATCACAGAAACCAAGGCAGGCAGGCTGTTGTCAGGACACACAGGCATGATCTGACCACTTTGCTGTATCTGATGTGAAAACCAAATCCAATTTACCTGTAGTCTCAACAAAGCCTGTCCGAGAGCCTCTACATTATAGCCTGAGCAAAGAAACATGATCTTTTATGCAACAAGGAGACAAAGCTGGGGATATAAAAATAAATCGCTACTTACTCTCAGAGCGATGTTATGTGTGAGTGATTTCTCTCAGTTCTGTTTTCTCTCACCTGGAGCAATCATGATCTCATTCTTCTTGGATCGGATACGTAGGAAGGTGAGGTCGTTCTGGGGGTCAATGTCTCTTACGGTGCTCCTGGCCTTCATCACCAGCTGATGGATCAGCCCTGCGTACTGCACCGTGCTGGAGTTGTCTAGAGTCGTCTTGATGGGAATTCCTGGGGAGTGAGATAGAAACAGACACCCATTAGAACATTCGCTTCAATGCTCTGTCATGCACTT encodes the following:
- the dynlrb1 gene encoding dynein light chain roadblock-type 1 produces the protein MAEVEETLRRIQSQKGVQGIVIVNSEGIPIKTTLDNSSTVQYAGLIHQLVMKARSTVRDIDPQNDLTFLRIRSKKNEIMIAPDKDYFLIVIQNPSD